A genomic segment from Mustela lutreola isolate mMusLut2 chromosome 15, mMusLut2.pri, whole genome shotgun sequence encodes:
- the MFSD6L gene encoding major facilitator superfamily domain-containing protein 6-like: MSANPQWDISRALGVAKLFHLVCGVRDACVTPFLTLYLRQLGLAAPWVGILMGTKHLIAAFWGPFCAFLAKSYQKRRVLLMGSLLGSVGASMVMVLVPPLHEGPGYRSCNASDRATPTAPPLGAAGTVTVPSAQPASSHAAGAPSPAGESRTGMVAPAGFMKAPAGTVHVLAGGPPGYTRTTSPALHPVTAGVKATPGEGAFNSGRTVLPLLAGGPANLSAAQGNARGLDLSLEGLHWTFLLSLGSLVFWELLTAPLEQVADDSLYEYLDFVDATDRYRSLWIWRPLGMSAGVCGVTALVGQLECVLMTNGPRGVLHFYGYSLVGTLALLVSVSFPVPICRRREPSYKTIKALSLVGGAPRLIVLALTVFLVGAATSAVQNFLFWHMEDHGSSELVMGFSVALGSLGEILLHPFKTTLLRKLSRVGTVGLGLGCLAAQLLYYSFLWSWWSVLPAQILNAISSGALWWAVKASVEDLATPGTARSLGAMFQGHISGGGCSLGSVVGGFVVMSFSLAVLYQACCVVLLLWLALFLSIQPRLPQEQKINYSKLLVMEASDTSDSEQGTERDWLVKAMREEDSE; encoded by the coding sequence ATGAGCGCCAACCCGCAGTGGGACATCAGCAGGGCGCTGGGGGTGGCCAAGCTCTTCCACCTGGTGTGCGGGGTCCGGGACGCCTGCGTGACTCCgttcctgaccctctacctgaggCAGCTGGGCTTGGCCGCGCCCTGGGTGGGCATCCTGATGGGGACCAAGCACCTGATCGCCGCCTTCTGGGGTCCCTTCTGTGCCTTCCTGGCCAAAAGCTACCAGAAGAGGAGGGTGCTTCTGATGGGCTCGCTGCTCGGCTCGGTGGGGGCCAGCATGGTGATGGTCCTCGTGCCGCCGCTGCACGAAGGTCCGGGGTACCGCTCCTGTAACGCCAGCGACAGGGCCACCCCCACTGCTCCTCCGCTGGGGGCCGCAGGAACTGTGACTGTCCCCTCGGCCCAGCCCGCCTCCAGCCATGCGGCGGGGGCGCCCAGCCCCGCAGGCGAGAGCCGCACCGGGATGGTGGCCCCCGCTGGCTTCATGAAGGCACCTGCGGGAACTGTCCACGTATTGGCCGGCGGGCCACCTGGCTACACCAGGACCACGTCCCCAGCTCTCCATCCTGTCACTGCAGGGGTGAAGGCTACTCCTGGGGAAGGGGCTTTTAACTCAGGCAGGACAGTCCTCCCTTTGCTGGCTGGGGGTCCAGCCAACTTGTCAGCAGCCCAGGGGAATGCCCGGGGCCTTGACCTCTCCTTGGAAGGCTTACACTGgactttcctcctctctctgggctCCCTGGTGTTCTGGGAGCTGCTGACAGCCCCTCTGGAGCAGGTGGCCGACGACAGCCTTTATGAATACTTGGATTTTGTGGATGCCACTGACCGCTACAGAAGCCTGTGGATCTGGAGGCCGCTGGGCATGTCAGCCGGTGTGTGCGGTGTCACAGCCTTGGTGGGGCAGCTGGAATGTGTCCTGATGACAAATGGCCCCCGGGGTGTGTTGCATTTCTATGGCTACTCGCTGGTCGGCACCCTGGCTTTACTGGTGAGCGTCTCCTTTCCGGTCCCCATCTGCAGGCGGCGGGAGCCCAGCTACAAGACCATCAAAGCGCTGTCCCTCGTGGGCGGCGCCCCGCGGCTCATTGTCCTAGCCCTCACTGTGTTTCTGGTAGGCGCGGCCACCAGTGCAGTGCAGAACTTTCTATTCTGGCACATGGAAGACCATGGGAGCAGCGAGCTGGTGATGGGTTTCTCGGTGGCCCTGGGCTCGCTGGGGGAGATTTTACTCCATCCGTTCAAAACGACACTGCTTAGGAAGCTGTCGAGGGTGGGCacggtggggctggggctgggctgtcTGGCAGCCCAGCTCCTCTACTACTCATTCCTCTGGAGCTGGTGGTCGGTCCTCCCTGCGCAGATCTTGAATGCCATCAGCAGCGGGGCCCTGTGGTGGGCCGTGAAGGCCTCCGTCGAGGACCTGGCCACTCCCGGGACAGCGAGATCTCTGGGTGCAATGTTCCAAGGCCACATTTCTGGGGGAGGGTGCAGCCTGGGCAGCGTTGTGGGGGGCTTTGTGGTGATGTCCTTCAGCCTGGCTGTGCTCTATCAGGCCTGCTGCGTGGTCCTGTTACTCTGGCTGGCCCTGTTCCTGTCTATTCAGCCCCGACTGCCCCAGGAGCAGAAAATCAACTACTCGAAACTGCTGGTCATGGAGGCCAGCGACACGAGTGACTCCGAGCAGGGGACAGAGCGGGACTGGCTGGTGAAGGCCATGAGGGAGGAGGACTCAGAATAG